A genomic window from Ascaphus truei isolate aAscTru1 chromosome 1, aAscTru1.hap1, whole genome shotgun sequence includes:
- the LOC142500285 gene encoding palladin-like: MANRAFDQTVPLSLMLKEDYSDEKSAQEYLSENMSEASSHDSFYDSLSDLQDESIDGTSPQLSAFLSQEEMNKSLDIAREAISGPNNEEQNHGQFLNRSSLSPTDKSFEDLKRNNQASEMSKKKDHRSTVNVINNQRAVTNASSNAVVAEFREKIGPLLTASPSFIRTLQAQKSSKNAGRRGLTKIPNPNTKAKSLHREVGSQNELSNKAVSFIEELSAIFRETSKARDRRPNGDTSSPDSGYLSPKKDQPILIKSPIIENEEETKPERKSVESIPIKDPNETFDKTKNQTTPQEEEEEEEEVIHNQATNPCAPPSVARFIQKLRSQEVAEGSRVRLECRVTGTPTPEVRSGYSYSILPKSVEQHISANSISITLLGVKLCKQLELANCIICKALI; the protein is encoded by the exons ATGGCAAACAGGGCCTTTGATCAAACTGTGCCTCTTTCGCTTATGCTAAAGGAGGATTATTCAGATGAGAAATCAGCACAGGAATACCTCTCGGAAAACATGTCTGAAGCATCCTCCCATGACTCCTTCTATGATTCATTATCAGACTTGCAAGACGAGTCTATTGATGGCACTTCCCCACAACTCTCTGCTTTCCTTAGTCAAGAGGAGATGAACAAGAGCCTTGATATTGCACGTGAAGCAATTTCTGGGCCTAATAATGAGGAACAAAACCATGGACAGTTTTTGAACCGTTCATCGTTAAGTCCAACTGATAAGTCTTTTGAGGATCTAAAACGAAATAATCAAGCATCAGAAATGTCTAAAAAAAAGGATCATAGATCAACTGTTAATGTTATCAATAACCAAAGGGCAGTCACTAATGCTTCTAGCAATGCTGTTGTTGCTGAATTTCGAGAAAAGATCGGCCCCCTGTTGACAGCTAGTCCAAGTTTCATTCGTACCCTTCAAGCTCAGAAATCCTCAAAAAATGCAGGGAGACGTGGTTTAACCAAAATTCCAAATCCTAATACCAAAGCGAAGTCATTGCACCGCGAAGTCGGGTCCCAAAATGAGCTTTCCAACAAGGCGGTATCTTTTATTGAAGAACTTTCAGCAATATTTAGAGAAACAAGCAAAGCGAGAGACCGGCGACCAAATGGAGACACCTCTTCACCAGACAGTGGCTATCTGTCTCCCAAAAAAGATCAGCCAATTCTCATCAAATCCCCAATAATTGAAAATGAGGAAGAAACAAAACCAGAGAGAAAATCTGTGGAAAGTATACCTATAAAAGATCCCAATGAAACCTTTGATAAAACAAAGAACCAAACCACCCcacaggaagaagaagaagaagaagaagaagttaTCCACAACCAGGCCACTAATCCATGTGCTCCTCCTTCAGTTGCTCGATTTATTCAGAAGCTTAGAAGCCAAGAAGTTGCTGAGGGAAGCAGAGTTAGACTGGAGTGCAGAGTGACAGGGACCCCGACACCAGAAGTTAG GTCAGGCTATAGCTACAGCATACTTCCTAAATCTGTTGAACAACACATTAGTGCCAACTCTATCAGCATCACTCTTTTGGGTGTGAAGTTGTGTAAACAGCTAGAACTAGCGAACTGCATCATATGTAAAGCACTAATTTAA